A region of Neovison vison isolate M4711 chromosome 7, ASM_NN_V1, whole genome shotgun sequence DNA encodes the following proteins:
- the ZBED5 gene encoding LOW QUALITY PROTEIN: zinc finger BED domain-containing protein 5 (The sequence of the model RefSeq protein was modified relative to this genomic sequence to represent the inferred CDS: inserted 1 base in 1 codon), translating into MIAHLLCILLYNFNTFVILNXLTMFCTTNTLPMDLLLKQGSLKQEVESFCYQIVSESNDQKVGILQSEDEQLQPSVSKKSEGELSRVKFISNSNKITTFSKKPKRRKYDESYLSFGFTYFGNRDAPHAQCVLCKKILSNSSLAPSKLRRHLETKHAAYKDKDISFFKQHLDSPENNKPPTPKIVNTDNESATEASYNVSYHIALSGEAHTIGELLIKPCAKDVVMRMFDEQYSKKIDAVQLSNSTVARRIKDLAADIEEELVCRLKICDGFSLQLDESADVSGLAVLLVFVRYRFNKSIEEDLLLCESLQSNATGEEIFNCINSFMQKHEIEWEKCVDVCSDASRAMDGKIAEAVTLIKYVAPESTSSHCLLYRHALAVKIMPASLKNVLDQAVQIINYIKARPHQSRLLKILCEEMGAQHTALLLNTEVRWLSRGKVLVRLFELRRELLVFMDSAFRLSDCLTNSSWLLRLAYLADIFTKLNEVNLSMQGKNVTVFTVFDKMSSLLRKLEFWASSVEEENFDCFPTLSDFLTEINSTVDKDTCSAIVQHLRGLRSTLLKYFPVTNDNNTWVRNPFTVTVKPVSLVARDYESLIDLTSDSQVKQNFSELSLNDFWSSLIQEYPSIARRAVRVLLPFATMHLCETGFSYYAATKTKYRKRLDAAPHMRIRLSNITPNIKRICDKKTQKHCSH; encoded by the exons ATGATTGCTCATCTTCTGTGTATCCTGTTGTATAATTTCAACACATTTGTGATACTCA GTTTAACCATGTTTTGTACCACAAACACATTGCCTATGGATCTGTTGTTGAAACAAGGAAGTCTTAAACAAGAAGTAGAATCTTTTTGTTACCAAATTGTGTCTGAATCAAATGATCAAAAGGTTGGAATATTACAAAGCGAGGATGAACAGTTGCAGCCTTCAGTTTCTAAAAAATCAGAAGGTGAGCTTTCCAGGGTCAAATTTATTTCCAATTCCAACAAAATAACAACATTTAGtaagaaaccaaaaagaagaaaatatgatgaAAGTTATTTGTCTTTTGGATTTACTTACTTTGGAAATAGAGATGCACCTCATGCTCAGTGTGTGTTATGTaagaaaattttatcaaatagTTCTTTGGCCCCTAGTAAACTTCGAAGACATTTGGAAACTAAACATGCTGCCTACAAAGACAAAGACATAAGCTTTTTCAAGCAACATCTTGATTCACCTGAAAATAACAAACCTCCAACACCTAAAATTGTCAATACAGATAATGAAAGTGCTACAGAGGCATCATACAATGTAAGTTACCATATAGCCCTGAGTGGAGAGGCTCATACTATTGGAGAATTGCTTATCAAGCCTTGTGCAAAAGATGTTGTGATGCGAATGTTTGATGAACAATACAGTAAAAAAATAGATGCAGTACAACTATCAAATAGTACTGTTGCACGTCGAATTAAGGATCTTGCTGCTGACATTGAAGAAGAGCTTGTTTGTAGACTGAAAATTTGTGATGGGTTTTCACTGCAGCTAGATGAATCAGCTGATGTGTCAGGACTGGCTGTGCTGCTTGTGTTTGTTCGTTATAGGTTTAATAAATCTATTGAGGAAGACCTACTCTTATGTGAATCTTTGCAAAGTAATGCTACTGGTGAAGAAATATTCAACTGCATCAACAGTTTTATGCAGAAACATGAAATTGAATGGGAAAAATGTGTTGATGTTTGTAGCGATGCTTCTAGGGCAATGGACGGGAAAATTGCTGAGGCTGTCACCTTGATAAAATATGTGGCTCCCGAAAGCACCAGTAGTCACTGCCTATTATATAGACATGCACTAGCGGTTAAAATAATGCCTGCATCTCTGAAAAATGTGCTAGATCAGGCAGTACAAATCATCAATTACATTAAAGCTCGACCACATCAATCCAGGCTACTAAAAATTTTATGTGAGGAAATGGGTGCCCAGCACACAGCGCTTCTTCTGAATACAGAGGTGAGGTGGCTTTCCCGAGGTAAAGTTCTTGTAAGACTTTTTGAGCTTCGTCGTGAACTATTGGTTTTCATGGATTCTGCTTTTCGACTATCTGATTGTTTAACAAATTCATCTTGGCTGCTAAGACTTGCATATCTTGCAGATATTTTTACTAAATTAAATGAGGTTAATCTATCAATGCAAGGAAAAAATGTAACAGTTTTTACAGTTTTTGATAAAATGTCATCATTGTTAAGAAAATTAGAGTTTTGGGCTTCATCtgtagaagaagaaaattttgattGTTTTCCTACACTCAGTGACTTTTTGACTGAAATTAATTCTACAGTCGATAAAGATACTTGTAGTGCCATTGTGCAGCACCTAAGGGGTTTGCGCTCTactctgttaaaatattttcctgtaaCAAATGACAATAACACTTGGGTTAGAAATCCATTTACAGTAACTGTTAAGCCAGTCTCATTAGTAGCACGGGACTATGAGAGCCTGATTGATTTAACATCTGATTCTCAAGTGAAACAAAATTTCAGTGAACTTTCACTAAATGACTTTTGGAGTAGCCTAATTCAGGAGTACCCAAGCATTGCGAGGCGTGCGGTTCGTGTACTTCTTCCTTTTGCTACAATGCACCTGTGTGAAACGGGATTTTCATATTATGCCGCAACAAAAACGAAATACAGGAAAAGACTTGATGCTGCACCTCATATGCGGATTCGACTTAGCAACATTACACCTAATATTAAGCGGATATGtgataaaaagacacaaaaacactGTTCTCATTAA